From the Lathyrus oleraceus cultivar Zhongwan6 chromosome 3, CAAS_Psat_ZW6_1.0, whole genome shotgun sequence genome, the window AAGTAGTGCAAGTTAAGTTAGTTTTATGGTTACTCAAATGAAAATAATGATTTATAAATGTTAAGGCCCCTGTAATGTGATGAACATTAAACAATACAACGAATATGcaaaaaatgacatatataaatTTGGAGTCAAAATAAGTCATCATGACATACATAATAAAGTCGAAATATACAATGAAGTCGAAATAAGTAAAAATAAAATGCAACAAAACATAAATCCAAATTACAAATACTATCAACTATTGTGTATGACGAACTCGAGCTCCTCGGTCTCCTCTCCCCCCGTGCTCCGAGCTATCTCTGGTACATCAGTGCCTCTCGTGCCTCTGTCATAATGGAATATAGGATCTCTATAACCTTAGAACCATCAGGAAAGATACCTCTATCAATCATTCCTGCACAATCTCCATAATACAACGACATCTAGGTAATACGTCATGAGCATAATCTAACCTAATATGCTTCTCCTCTAGTATCTCTTGATGAGTTGGCCTTAGTGGATCTCATAGAGCATCCTGCATCATATATGGatgtgacaccctgaagaacCACCTGATATACCCGTCTACATAGCTCAAGTCGCTCTCAACTATGATACTTCGTGCCTCCTCCGATACCAGATGACTAAGATAATCATCAAACATGACATCCATATATCTACGTGTCATAACAAGATGAACATGGACAACAAAGTGTTTGGGAATAGTTTGGGTGTAGCCAAACTTCCACATGATGCACTTAGGCAGATGAGGAAATGTCAGAAGTGAACCACAAGCCAACAATCCAGAGTATAAAACTATATCGTCAAATGGCTGTGTCTCACGGTGATCGACATAGGTATTAAAATGCATATCCTCTACTACTAAGCAGTCAAGATACACTCGAAACAATTATGTCTCCTTGTTCCTTATGAGCGGGTAAAATGTATAAGCACACAACATATCCTTAGTATAGGTCAGTACACACGACGAACCAGAGATGCGTGGGAAGTGCTGGAGGATCCAAGTCTAAGAAGTGTTGGAACATACATATCATTAGTAAGGGCATTGCAAAAATGGAATGAAAATGACACACAAACACTAAAAGACTAATAAATATTACTGTCAAAAGTTAACACTGTCTGTCACTTGCTTCGTCTTCAACCTACAACCCTTAGATAACTTAGAGTACAAGTAGACCAAACAAGCGGCCCCCTAATTATACTCATGGATTCACTCAAAGTCTTCGAAGTATCGTAGGTAGATGACATCCACATAAGTGGCACTCTTTTCCATAAAAATGGAAGTGTCAATCAAATATAACAGGTATGCTCTCATATCATACACTCTATGTTGCACCACCTACACTGCTTTAACTAGCTCATCTGTATATACCTTTTTCAAGAATCGAAACCTAGCATGAGTCCTTTAAGGTGGCTTCAAACTTCCTCAAGGCAGTGTCTGTGTCAACTCCTAAATAGTCTACCACCAACTCAAGTGCctcatttttttttaaattctcCCATGATCTAAAATCTCCCCCCTAATTGAAAGATGCAACAAACACGACACATTGTCGAGTATGATAGACATCTCACAAGTGGTAGATGAAATAATGAGGTCTGAGTATGCCATCTCTCTACAATTACGTTAAGCATCATGTGGTTCACCGTAACATAATCGGTCTTGCATAAGTCTTTCATCCTAGATAGTTGTAAAGTAGCCTACAACCACTCGCTAGTAGGCTGATGCAAGCGAGTAATCTTTAGCCCATGGTTAATAAATTTCAGCGGATCACGATCCTACAAAAAATAAATCATCATCAAAAACTTGTAATATAATAATGAActtaatttaaaaataatgaatCCAACTAATTTTACCTCTCTGTCCTAGATATGTCTGACAATATGGTCCAAGTAAAGAGGCAAGAATGACAACTCGAATGAGCCTTCTCCAAATACCTTTGCTGCCTCATCAGTTTGAGGTTCCTTCGGTGCCTGGGGTGACATTGGTGCCTTTAATGACTGAGGTACCTCCGGTGACTCGGGTACTTCTGCTGCCTGAATAGGTGAAACATGTCGCCTATAGGAAGATGGAGGTAGTGACATTTCACTAGTTGAGACCCGTCTTCTACGggaagaagaaggtgaagataTATGAGCCTCAGAAGTTAACACCTCCACATCAACATGGCTAGAGGGAATAAGAGCCTACGAAACCTGAATCTTTTCCCTCCAGGAAGATGCATGTTGTACAAACTTGTCGTGCCTCAATTTTTCGTCTCTATCAGTCATAATGTCTGTAAATAAACCAGACAAGTGTCACATAATTACTACAAGCAACCATACAAGCAAGAAAAAAAATGAAGGCTGATAAAATACGAAGATGTATCTTCAATTCCTAGGAATCCAAACATTGAAATAACGAGATGCATATCCGAATTCTCCTACAACTTTCATTTTCGTCAATGGCGATAATGCAAACCACCAAGACCCCAAAAATAATGCATTGATCATTACTTTTAACTATGAAACACATTTCTCATAATGTATCAACTATCAAACATGCATAAACTATGTATTTCAACACCTCATCACTTTCTACAAATTTATACAAGAACTCAAAAAAGCTTACAATAATTAAAAACTTACAAGAAATGAGTAATCTTTGAAGTTGATGTAGTTGAATGAGCTCTTTGATATAATTGGTGTTGATTGAAGAAGCTTTGATGTTGCTTGATTGATTTTGAGAGAGTTTAGAAAAAAATATTTCTTAAGTGATGAAGAAGGGTTATGGCGCGTTATGTACAAGTAGTGTCCAAAAATGCATCTCCGTAATAtttacgaagatgcatctccgtagTATTTTCACATTAAGTCAGACTTCTATTGACTTAAGGTGCGTTCGAAGATACATCTCCGAATTCTGATAACATTTTTGTATTTTCACGTGGTACTCTAGTAATACTAAAAATTTCCGAATTTAATGTGGGTTTCAAGACAAGGCCCATATAAGCTCAAAGATAAGGCCATGTGGGTCTATATGGTTGTTGAAATGGGCTTAAGCCTTGATGGGCCTACCGTACAACATCTGAGGCAGTGACGTGTACATTATTATTAGACTGAAAACGCAACCAAAAAGAAACGTTTCTGTCACTGAGTGTAGCACCTGTTCTTCTTGCCTTGTTCTTATTCCTATTCAGTGCAATTTGCAAAGAAGAAAAGTAGAAAACAACACCTAAATACACTGGACAAGAACGTTTCTTGCTCCTCAGTAGACAATAATTTTCATCTATGGTGTGTTTCTTCTTTCATTTTCTGTAAGTTCTTGCTCTTTTTTTTTACCActcttttaatttaatttttcggCTTTCACTGTTTTCGTTTTTGTTTTGCTAACTGCATGAGTTTGAAGTTTGGAAACTTGTTAGGTGATGTAGGAAATGCTTGAACTGTGAATGAAAACTAATGATTCTTTTGTTGAAATGGACCCATTGTTTTGTTAGGTTTATCTGCAAGGAAGATactttttttattcttttgtttGAAGTAAAAACAAATTTTGGGGTTTGTGTCTGAGATGTTTCTTGCTTCAATTTATGAGTAAAGtttgtttcttttttttgtttttcttgttATGCTTGTTTTTTTTTCCCACTTTTTTTCCTCTCACAAATCATTGCTGTTTCAAATGGAGCATTTTCTTGCTTGTGCTTTGAGCTGATTTTGTGATGATTAGGTTAGTATGGTTCGTTTTGCTTATGGTTTAGGGTTAATATGGTCATGAAATTGCAACTTAGAAGTTTATCCGGCAAGGAATTTCCGCCTCTATATGGAATTGTATGTTAAAGAATCTCATGTGTTCCCTTAATGGTTCGATTGTGGTTGCAAAAGGAAAAAGATCTGAGAAAATCACTGATTTATAGAGTTTGTGGATGTTGTACCTTATTCAGAGACTTGAAATTAGATATTACTAGATTGAATGTAACTTTTTATTTTGGTAGCAATGATGTTCCATTGAATGCCTAGCTAGTCATTCCATTTTTGCTTATGTATATGTTAGAAAGAAAATCTGCTGTTACTGAAACTGTTTTAAGATTTTAATACCATCACAATATGCTCATGTAAAGTTAAGTGGAGATTTGAATATCGATATTTCAAATGCGTCTTGTGAAATTTGTTTACTCTTCTTGCACATGTTCTTTGATCATGCCATTTAAAATCTTCACGAACTTTTTAACTAACTTACAAGTTAATTAGGAAAGCAATACAAGAAAGGACTTCAATTTGGCTTTTTAGACTAAATATGTATGCTATCTGAATTCTAAAATCTTATGAACCATTTTTTCTTCTATCACTCTTAATGTCTAGTGTTCTTGTGTTTTTATCCACAGGCCCAGGGTAATTGACACCGATGCACTTTGTGACTTATTTATGTTTGGCTCTGCATTCCCCTCTTAATCTTTCAATATTGTTTGAAGTGTCGTCAAATAGTGAAGGAGTTTTTTTTTCTAGATAAGTATAAATGTTTGGCAACAAGGTACTTCTAACCTACAAAAGAAAACGGAGATCTCAAAGTGGCAGTTTCATCCATGGAAATCGTTGCCAAAATTCAGTTTGTGAAGATTCCCATGATTGTTCTTCAGCTAAACGCGTTAAACACAACAAGCTAACTGATGAGAATACATCAGAAAAACATGAAGAAAAGTCGATGGTGAGATTCTAATGCAATTTTTTACAAAATACTATATGTAGGTTCATTGATGTACATTAGAAGTGACAGGTATATTATTACTTCTATGACTTTCGAAGCTTTGACTATTATTATAAAATAgtttttttctttctattttctAGATTGGAGTAATTGCCTGTTACATAAAAAGCTCTTGTGAATATAATCTTATGAAGCATTTACTCATTTGTCTGTTTGTGAATTTAATAGGATACAAGTGATGGAAAAAAGCTGTGCTTTGGAAGCATCAAACAGCCAAATGAGTCATCAACACTTCCGGTTCAAAAGTCAGGTGACCTGGAAGCAGGGCAGCTTGGAAATCATGATGAAACAGAGAGGGTAGTTACTATGAAGGAATCATCTTCAACGAGTCATCCATGTGAGGATAACTCGAAGAAGGATGTTGATGAATTACCCCTAATAATGAAGCCTTCACAGAATGATTGCGACACACAGAAAAATTCTTCGGGAGGTGAAAACTCTGGCATTGAATGTGACGATGGTTCTAATAAAAACAATATTCCACCCTCAGTTGAATTGAATGCTAGGAATGATTTCAATGTAATCAACTCAGAAGCATCAATTACAAGAGAAATCAGTGCGGCATGTGGTGATGAATCTCTTGTTTTGAATAAGTCAACAGATAGATTTACTGCGTCACCCTCCAAAGATAATTTCGGGAATCAATCTGAACATAAGGTAACAAAGACCAACTTAAACAGACCATTAATAACCTATCAATGTTACAAAAGAAAAAAGTGTATGAATGGAACTGATAAGAAAAGCAATTCATTGCACGAGAAGGAAAACATTCCAGTTCTAGCCAAGTGGAGCATGCTTGGAAATGCTAATCCCTCTTCTAGCGACGGATCATCTTGTGACGAGTGTCCCGTAAACAATGTACCTGACCTTAATCAAACTCAGACACAAGATGATACATCTTCTAGAAGCTGTTCTAGGATTTTTCCAACAGACCTTAATCTATCGGCAGAGCTTTCTGAAAGAGGGGAGCTTCATCAGACTCGAGAAAAGGTATGGCTGGTAATaaatgcatcaacacatgatTTAATTTCTTTCCTATTATGTTGGATTTaaatttacaaaaatatattCTCCACTCTAAAATAGGGGTTCAGCTCCTTTACTTACCAATGCTCGAGCAAGTGTAAATTTTTGAACATGGAGTTTGGCCGTAGAGAACCTCATGAAAAAAGTGTTGACTTTTGTTGTAACATTATCTATGGATTTTTTATTTCTGTATGgttgtttgtgtataaaatagATTGAAGTACTTATGCAGTGCTACTGCTAATCTCAATCGTGAAATATGATCAGATTCAAAGTCAAGAAGAAAGTGATTCTATGACAAAGTTCTAATTTACTTGTCCATTAACAATTAATTGATCATAGACCTCGTGTGAATCTcacaaattttttattttatgacAGGTGAGAAATGCTGACACTCCATGTACTAGTGGAGTTGTTTCTGAAACCTGGTATATTTTCATCAAAGTCAATAAATTAAGTTTTGTACATATTATAAATCTATAAAAATCAAAGTAGTTGGTAAGTGATAATAGTCGCATTTGAATGTATTCGTTCTTAACAGTATGGCACACGTGGGAGAGCAACTGCATCATGGAGAAGACATAGTGAAAACCAACTCTCACATGGCTGGAACAGAAGTTCCAAGCCAGAGTTCTCTGGTGCACAAGGAAGTCCTCCATCTTGATAAGGATTGCCAAGGAATCTCTATCATTATTGATTCTAGAGATCTCTGTCCTGGTTCTGCAACTGCTGACCAAGAACTTGAGGAGTTCCAACCCTCTGTGAAAGAAGCTATTCAAAATGTTATGTGCAATGACATGAAGAAAAGTGGAGGGCACCAACCTCAGAGTAGTGACCTGCCCCCTAATTTTGCAGGTATTATTGGTCATTTAAGCTTTGACGTGCAAATGATAAATCCCATGCGTTGTTATGAAGTTGTGAATGATGATAAATATTTTTCTTGAAAGCTTTTACACTCATTTTTGCATTTCTTCAAAGAGTTCTTATAACATTTTCATGTGTTACAGAAGAGCACACTGTTGAATTGAACCTTGGTGCTGACAAGGATTCCCTTCACTTGGGGACGAAAACACTTGTAGCCAAATCTGACTCTACAAGCAGTAGATCTGCCATTGTCGAAAATCAAGTAACTCAGCTGGAATTTTTAAGCTCTAGCAATACAAAGGTACAAAATGACGCTTTTACATTTGACTTGAATGGTGGTAGTTTCCATATTTTAGAAAGATCAACTTGATAATACATTTTTTCCCTAGTTGAAAATATGTTTACCAAGACTTCCTAAATTGGATTTGTTTCCTATTATTGATATGCTGTTCTCCGTCTCTCTTTAATAACCAGCTGAGTTCAGAAGGAAAGACTATTGATGATGTCTGTTCAAGTATTACTCAATCTCAATCAGGTGGTTGCATGATGTTGGATGAAAGAACGAATGTTCAACAAACTAAAACTAATCAACTAAAGCACATGCCAATCGTTTCTCTTTCTTTGGGTTTGTCTCTACCCACTGAGCTTGAAACTGGAGGTTGTGATTCCTCTAACTGTTTGCCTACATTGCCTCTTTTTAATTTAACCGCTGGAACTAGAGATATTGTCCAAGATGGATTATGTCACTCTTCAACAAACCGGAAACCATTGCTTCTCAGGCACAAGGCAGTGCTTGACAACATCGTAAGCAAAACAAGAGCCTTAAATGAAAGAGGCAACTTTCAAGAAAATCTCAAGCCACGCGGTATAATGTGGTCTGAAGAGGAATTGGATTTTCTCTGGATTGGTGTGAGGAGGCACGGCAGGGGCAATTGGGATGCTATGCTTAGGGATCCAAGATTGCGGTTTTCACCATTTAGGAAACCATGGGACCTTGCTGAGAGGTGGGAGGAGGAACAATCAAAACTTCTGAAAGACATCAGTGTTCCAAACTTCATGCATCCAAATGCAGAGAGGGCGGCGGCAGAAGCAGCATTGCAAGGAAACTTTTACTTCATAGATCCCAAATCAGGTCCTTGGAGACAAAATCCAATAGAGGAAACTAATCTATCACGTGAAGATGTATTTTCTTATAAGGAAAGCAACCACTTGAATAAATCTCTTGCATATTCATTTCTAAGTAACCCCGCAGCACGCGGTCCTGCGCCAATGATTCATTCCAGAAGAACTTCTTACAACAGCAACATAGATAAGTATGAACTGGGATTTTTCAATTCTCCAGGAAGCTTGAGTATTTCCAAGGAAAATTCTTATTCGGATGATTACCCATTTAATTGTTCAAATGCAAAGAATAATTTGCCACGCTGGCTTAGAGAAGCAATCAATACTCCTCCAATGTCCAGAGAGCCAAATCCGTCTGCAGATCATTGCTTTGATGCTGGTGGTAGTAAGTCATGCTTTCTGCCTCAAAGTCAGTCGAGTGCTTTGAAGACAAATGATGTACACATATCAAATGCTTCTCACTCGTCGACCTACTCAAGAAGAAAATACGGGATGCTGAAAATGAACAAGTCTCTGGAACATCATGCAAGAAAACAAGATGACTTGATTGTTATTGATAGCGACACGTCTTCTGAAGAGACTGTATCTGACGATCACCGTGCCAGCATGAAGATTTGAAATAATGTATTCTCTGTTAGATAATCCTTGGTCAAAACATGTAGTGAGCTGTAGAAAATATTCCTTGGTTTCTAGATTACCAATTTTTAAACGTATGACCTGTTGTGACTTTATGCTAATGAATGTTGATTTTACATGTAACTCAATCTTTAAGGACTACTGTTATCTATATGTCCTTTTTTTCACCACTTAATGTCATCTACATGTCCTTTTTACCACTTAATATATGATGTTACAAATATTTAGTGACTATTGTTTGTCCATCTATTGTATCAAAAAGTTCTTTGAAATGACCTCCAAATCACCTTTAGACCTTTGATCTTGTGTTCTCTCCTTACTCCTTCAAGTCTTAAATTTGAGTTTTGACATAGAGGATATGGAGTATTTGTTTCTCCATGATTCATGGTCAATGAGCATTAATGTAAATTGGTAAATTCTCCTATTTTATTTGATTTCTTTTGTCAAAttagttttaatttttttttaaatgtttttcATAAGGGATTATTTAGTATAATGTTTTAGTTTAACTTAAAAATAATTATGTTTTGTTTAAGAATAAAGAGGGATTCATATGATAAGAATTTGCACATATATTTGTTACTTAATTGTGCAAAGTGTTATCAccttttaaattttattatttgtaatttGATGTTTTTATTTGTAATTAAGGTTGGAATGCACACATATTTAAGAGCTAGCGAAATGTGTTCAAGTTTGTGTATATCGTTTATCCCTTTTTATTTGTGAAATGGTTTCCACAAAGAGGATACTTACTAAGGTGTTTCAAAGGAACTCTCAACTATGGTACTTTGTTTCCTACAACAAATGAAAGGAAAGaatgcaaactagtgggatacaccgactcgAATTGGCGTGGTGATGCTGAGGATAGGAAATCCGTAACTGGatatgtgtttatgctaggtaGTGCACCAGTTGCTTGAAATTCAAGAAAGAAACCAGTAGTAGCCTTGTCATCACGTGAGGATGAGTACATAATTGTCtccctttgtgcatgtcaagcaacgtggatggtaAACCTGATCAAGGAGATTTCAGGAGAAGACTATGGAGCAATGATCATGAAGACCGACAACATGTCTGTTATCAACCTGACCAAGAATTCGATAGCACACGGAAGAAGCAAATACATCGAGATGATATTCCATTATCTTCAAGAGCAAGTAGCAAATGAAAAGTTGAACTTTGAACATTGCAAAACTAAGAATCATATTGCATACATCATGACAATGGTTGTGCAGGTCGAATTGTTCAAGAGACTGAAAACTATGATGAGTGTAtatagcttagacacaatgaattaagCAGTGTGTTAAATATGTAATTCTTTAGGTTAAGCATTCGACATAGTTGAACTAGGTAGCTATCAAAGGAGTTAATTTCGATAGAGTTAAAGACTTAGCATTCATTTTGGTATTAGTTACTTTGGAAATTATTTGGTGTGCAAATAATCTCTTCTATAAATAGGGAGATATCCTACTATTATAAAAAGTTGAACAAGATAAATTTAGTAAGAAAAAACGCATAGAGAAATTCTGCAGAATCTgattcatcttcttcctctttctcCCCAAATCCTAAATTTACTTTTCTTCCTCAATTCACTTTCACGGATTTCTTTTCTTGTCAAACCATTGTGCGACAGAATCATCTTGCAATCAAGGTGTGGTTGAATCACTCAAGTGACGAATGAGGAACGAGAGAAGCAATCAATCAAAAAGTTTGATTCTCGTTCAATCAAGATTGATTCAGATTATCTCCAAGATTGAGCTTAACCATGCAGGTGCCCTCCTCTGATCCGTTGCATCGGAGATTAGCAACGTCGATTCAAGATCGACAATATTGTTTCAAGATCAACGTCTTTGATTCAAGAGGTATCGTGATTGCAACCTCAAATCCACCGTTCAACAATACTGAGACGCTTAGTAAGATTCGTTCTGCATCTGCCTTCATTTCCAATTCCACAATAaaacaattattattattattattattattttattgaaTCTACTATAATCATGTGATAAAAGAATGAATAAAATAATAAAGATTTATCGAAATACACTGACTGTGTAAATgaattttacaccgtcagttaatcctagatgttggatattgaaataagtttgacttttattttaaaaacctataaaataatgcaaacgggtgatggtgatgaatcgacattgtaaatctttttacactgacagcgcatagtaattaatctcaaataataataataataataataataataataataataataataataataataataataataataataataataataattagcTAAATCTGAAACTATATTTCAGATTATTTTAAAAAGAGGATAAAGAAATTTTAGTTGATTATAatgttttttaaaaaaatatataaaactTTGAAGGTGTATATAAATGGcaaatattattttttatgtcTTATTATAAttgtaaaaaatattttaaatcaTGGCATGTTcctaaaaaaatattttattttttattcaatttttttaaatcttttcATTTGCCACACTCTTTAACTCTAGTTGATTTGATTGAAAGAATTAAATCATGATATAGTACTAAAACATTATTTAAATTTAATTCTAAATCAAAGATGTGCTACTAAAAAAGCTATCTATTTTCAATTCtttttatctatttatttataCCACTCTTTAATCTAATTCATTTgattaaaattaaataaattgaataaaTCAGAAATAGAAATACTTCTATAGTTTgtcattttaaaaataaataaatactaaacCCATGTAAAATTCAATATGACTATTTTGCCCGCACTCATCTTGGACTAAGATTATTGAATTTTCTATTGATCCTGTTTTGCACTATGCTTAACAAAGTGTGGTGATATAATTGGAATAAATGGTGAAAGTGGATTGGTGAAGTTGAATGACAAAGGACAGCTGCTAGAGCAACACTTCTGTCATAAGAATTACTCAGCTATATCCAATGCATGGCCTATGTTAATTTCTACATGTTACAAAGCAGAATGGCTTCTAATCATCTTTGACCCTACGGCTACATAGTCCATTTGATGAAATGGCTGAAATTTTATATCATGTCTTGATACGAAATTGCTGAGTCGATTTGCATTTGCATGTTTCTGGAAGATCACCCGATAAAAGCATTTGAGTTTGCTTTTTGTGATTAACTTTTGGATAATTAAATCCAAATTCTTCTTCAGCTTTACAAAGAAATTGTTGAAAAGCAGTTTGATGTAAATattattagaagtaattcatatttattagttgtactattttcttaacccctaagtttgttagagggtattttagtattttatcctattctaaTAACCCTAGTTTTAacttataaatagggtgacaatcattgtaacttttatcatgttttgtagccgtcattctcttaatagattatttccgttcatcatttattctacctttgcaccaacaattggtatctagagctccggttcggattcattggaaaacacgggaaacacgagtgaacgtgagctcttgtgtgtttgattttgattcttagattcgtgttgaatcttgaacaaaatctgatcagaattttaattatgtgggttgggaaacactgtgagaaatctgagtgtactgtgcaaggtagaaagatgaacggaaacggcaacatgaacaccaaacttccagtatttgacggtaaaaactggaatcgttggatgatccaaatgcgtgtactgttcggtgctcaagatgttctagatcttgtcactgatggttatgttccggtagcagcagatgcgacggatgaacagaaaaacgcgcagaaggaagtaaggaagaaggatcagaaagcattgttcttcattcatcaatgtgttgatgtaaatgtgtttgagaagattgcagattcaacgacatCAAAGGTTGCGTGtgacacactggttagatgttatggtggtgacgcatcagtgaagaaggtgaagcttcagtccttgagaaagcaatatgagaatctcaacatgaagaataatgagaaagtttctgaatacatctccagagtgattctgatcactaatgagatgaaagcgtgtggagaaactctttctgaagaaacaatcatggagaaggtattgagatcccttacctctcaatttgattacattgtggtagcaatagaacattccaaagatctgagcaccatgagaattgtagagctgcagagcagtctagaagcgcaagagttgcgtttgactgagagaacttctgaaagggaagtagagcagcaggctctgaaagcaacttctgataggaggtatcagaagcagtcagaagccaggagaagatctgatggtggtcagaagtcggaaagctcaacctctgatagacaaaagaatgctcaaaagggaaaagagaagtatgacaagaagaagattcaatgttactgttgtaagaagtttggtcactttgctagagactgttggtcaaacaaggagagaaaatcagaagaagcaaatatagtcagaagttctgatgacgaatctgtg encodes:
- the LOC127127016 gene encoding uncharacterized protein LOC127127016 isoform X1, which translates into the protein MFGNKVLLTYKRKRRSQSGSFIHGNRCQNSVCEDSHDCSSAKRVKHNKLTDENTSEKHEEKSMDTSDGKKLCFGSIKQPNESSTLPVQKSGDLEAGQLGNHDETERVVTMKESSSTSHPCEDNSKKDVDELPLIMKPSQNDCDTQKNSSGGENSGIECDDGSNKNNIPPSVELNARNDFNVINSEASITREISAACGDESLVLNKSTDRFTASPSKDNFGNQSEHKVTKTNLNRPLITYQCYKRKKCMNGTDKKSNSLHEKENIPVLAKWSMLGNANPSSSDGSSCDECPVNNVPDLNQTQTQDDTSSRSCSRIFPTDLNLSAELSERGELHQTREKVWLVRNADTPCTSGVVSETCMAHVGEQLHHGEDIVKTNSHMAGTEVPSQSSLVHKEVLHLDKDCQGISIIIDSRDLCPGSATADQELEEFQPSVKEAIQNVMCNDMKKSGGHQPQSSDLPPNFAEEHTVELNLGADKDSLHLGTKTLVAKSDSTSSRSAIVENQVTQLEFLSSSNTKLSSEGKTIDDVCSSITQSQSGGCMMLDERTNVQQTKTNQLKHMPIVSLSLGLSLPTELETGGCDSSNCLPTLPLFNLTAGTRDIVQDGLCHSSTNRKPLLLRHKAVLDNIVSKTRALNERGNFQENLKPRGIMWSEEELDFLWIGVRRHGRGNWDAMLRDPRLRFSPFRKPWDLAERWEEEQSKLLKDISVPNFMHPNAERAAAEAALQGNFYFIDPKSGPWRQNPIEETNLSREDVFSYKESNHLNKSLAYSFLSNPAARGPAPMIHSRRTSYNSNIDKYELGFFNSPGSLSISKENSYSDDYPFNCSNAKNNLPRWLREAINTPPMSREPNPSADHCFDAGGSKSCFLPQSQSSALKTNDVHISNASHSSTYSRRKYGMLKMNKSLEHHARKQDDLIVIDSDTSSEETVSDDHRASMKI
- the LOC127127016 gene encoding uncharacterized protein LOC127127016 isoform X2, producing MFGNKVLLTYKRKRRSQSGSFIHGNRCQNSVCEDSHDCSSAKRVKHNKLTDENTSEKHEEKSMDTSDGKKLCFGSIKQPNESSTLPVQKSGDLEAGQLGNHDETERVVTMKESSSTSHPCEDNSKKDVDELPLIMKPSQNDCDTQKNSSGGENSGIECDDGSNKNNIPPSVELNARNDFNVINSEASITREISAACGDESLVLNKSTDRFTASPSKDNFGNQSEHKVTKTNLNRPLITYQCYKRKKCMNGTDKKSNSLHEKENIPVLAKWSMLGNANPSSSDGSSCDECPVNNVPDLNQTQTQDDTSSRSCSRIFPTDLNLSAELSERGELHQTREKVRNADTPCTSGVVSETCMAHVGEQLHHGEDIVKTNSHMAGTEVPSQSSLVHKEVLHLDKDCQGISIIIDSRDLCPGSATADQELEEFQPSVKEAIQNVMCNDMKKSGGHQPQSSDLPPNFAEEHTVELNLGADKDSLHLGTKTLVAKSDSTSSRSAIVENQVTQLEFLSSSNTKLSSEGKTIDDVCSSITQSQSGGCMMLDERTNVQQTKTNQLKHMPIVSLSLGLSLPTELETGGCDSSNCLPTLPLFNLTAGTRDIVQDGLCHSSTNRKPLLLRHKAVLDNIVSKTRALNERGNFQENLKPRGIMWSEEELDFLWIGVRRHGRGNWDAMLRDPRLRFSPFRKPWDLAERWEEEQSKLLKDISVPNFMHPNAERAAAEAALQGNFYFIDPKSGPWRQNPIEETNLSREDVFSYKESNHLNKSLAYSFLSNPAARGPAPMIHSRRTSYNSNIDKYELGFFNSPGSLSISKENSYSDDYPFNCSNAKNNLPRWLREAINTPPMSREPNPSADHCFDAGGSKSCFLPQSQSSALKTNDVHISNASHSSTYSRRKYGMLKMNKSLEHHARKQDDLIVIDSDTSSEETVSDDHRASMKI